The Colletes latitarsis isolate SP2378_abdomen chromosome 1, iyColLati1, whole genome shotgun sequence genome has a segment encoding these proteins:
- the LOC143343839 gene encoding uncharacterized protein LOC143343839 isoform X1, translating into MRSSCKKEDAKEKERTLKKEETRKKYVFFSDPDVIVQRAETSAATAQVKQDLELQQQQNYIVKQISEDKPNSPTEFDLKALENLLSYHPVQPYPFTFISAVKRKLGLDDNSKVWGKVQDPNNKNAFDLSATVLKSSSSQNLHEIIQKMDFVRPLKVPDLKISAKKLDFATRENSTSKELISPKFDTPSMDLIHEKTSKPTKSFERVQRRLDFSTSDVSSIITSEIEPLKVPNISISSNLSKKKEYVRENSREKENRSKRVRKDDSLFVKQDEVGQDIFKRSRSPRRVSRKDFSDNINETASAIKLKNDRLPFYMSKDTDFVLTKPKTKNFATSTAKKDTDKRHRSTNARFLKSRDASLESKNRTCSNESLSERSSKLPDKITVRESRNMFENLDYRYKDDLHTLKQGDDQKHVFSSENRQLKQHKVACQLQGKLGNVSFKEQTKRISEKIKPSTSKIEGKTYVMNSKEFEDKESITDSNSSIRTRSPNTISTQQMKNKDLEKVVQNINVLKSNKTTNDSKYTNNTLPQCTSTNTKKEEESFTQSIATTIKQSSNSNESNLNDSVLSETLFDPRRISFRDENRIQQEEFCDLVTPEVNLLPRSKRKRQFIQNSNIDADSKCLKYNTGKTETEQEGIPLLHPTALHMQFQAELHLLDSFNESLRQVMDVEKCLYNVKQDQEKELPLQHSQTNDQGKSHISKPTSERKADVMEHCDEINKLHKHVTTNKVHYTTSQTMVNEIDNLHKIKPVVKAVEVQTQTVNDMATQTDIRSTRRNVQSRCSEICGVLYERGFAGDSEVPQLSLDSAEQFEDLDQIEEISLPSKLRTMSEISLHETTSSIRTETGTEISISTRDITCSFNKYLDLEIAQLIKDEKQRYDKFEMLFKSREKTLNDRTKKLVKLEERKRALKDTGQDSRVSSVKKKQRALLLKLQQEKDEMSRLKELHKIASQERKLMLQKQRNMFNPQMSTKNILTKLKRSADSQSPRRLSGPMKGYDIRSNSSMSSLVDSDKSQHERSQTDARMQMSENELHFAKLDLPKSNKFTNFVEEPDALFSRFDKSNEAIQGNVSQEKCPYKSQKDGNKSKYEIKPRKFEEKMPRADNLRLKSHQHSVDPKLISGRSMSISGKYYFEKEKSPDVSELLQQNLNNSVSEHAKSESDTLVEELSKKSKSSHIIDNHFQSMVSQRERESLLKAATTNSETVPEEISSVSQDTVSKTSKSSQVSEDILQTHSKSSKRSNKSIPTDMSKKTQSSSESKSNVKRRTSKCQKSKSSSSILTENILRSKSNSQMSEEFIKHHNKRTRMEKEFIQSDKTDENTILDSIDHNESQSFLQTLTRHSKPTKDKNFKLLTDRIDDYESKENILCQKIFDKSIEAYENSFHSQDKSAHNLDNMSTRSQVSNFAVSHHSSGESDRNYSKSVVVRSQGHNLKTSKKLEHILNAREAALTSRKNCVEEWMAWHAKLRTEEDRVARMEQAALKLVTTTSNVFSQQERSMCPFIDTTVSSDTSDIEGRIELLTEKLAERRLEMSRLKREARKQTKQKLRALEANLLNQIKKYDTTIHEMRRKLESKKGSSKDNDKLAIESKSLADFKVPEIPLKRIQDIFKNSDLLRSRSESDLLSTKRPTKDSIKSVNLLRNENIEIEYDKNYLEKVSNSYKNVRTSEQLNSAKMDTISQSIETILDESIPEQIESDKLGSISSVVSDDVESDKHVSYNSKVYLDEMQNRQTVTEEKGSSISEDVKTEISAAKSEEDILTQSETKLSKNETTIQSDLKEYRSDFETASEQSRAKSISLESDADKVQDSEYSGISSEKSNVEGSKTEINTETDNEMLGVSRKLDFLRLNNKNLYEDISSLENELKILSEMMSRFSKKSTEEESKNNEDKSTSKDISEILLKSDDNNEIHKITTVKQNKIEDIELEQKETDPDISQYLTSGSKLKSVSHFSDSKSIVEEVDNVMSVIIPQDDTSLSKSNQEIDYKARSKEILNEIEKSIILEHIKATENNSNRSNVLIENNKSSTHERNEKMLSDFSTEVCMKSLSEINSETTQDKESINIAENASEITYTPREDINIEESLVGSHNLECHKFLESNKNSSTSENTNLLGRDKSLNLYIDIDHSSIINNAISVQSQSEHKSDVISQKLPQNVTNQTTVVEPVITEELSKEQILPQSSSSTEKTDEIKEVIGYMKDDDKHKIEFSNNNQKENSSFMQDEDTEFKETSLKSVQTSKQDTLDHTASFIGKEINKDESQLREISVDKTSFDKDDWTISNSFSLQQDVTNSELETSQNQNLKLSKDDSNKFLDTENISQSIDNTKNQDLEENISSDIDNVSLFLPKCESTNIDIYGIKFDETVPDYNIEMTNDKINYILGIMTADSNKEQNQEETVHTIETDDFQKTIYDSVTKILDKVEKSIDNNSIKEKIESHSEIRENKSERKIIVNKECKSILDSSYLKDNVKTKSETELDGNRETISLDTNNDRNINEDIMTTKVHTEPVVNVSLHVEIENDDGTIHQIETKSQEVVITELEPGSIEGDILSEVEIDAKVEFAEEEPVETIKFEDNTETDVKIVQEELLLGPIVEQDSSDGEQLDNLIEVAESGLDTIEKQISTTESELIEHDKTNTQTIDISNSKIETQESANTSESADNLKTVGNSEVIISSAPTDVMNKTFNILKDPDYEDISEESLEVSEIFDKSEVQKTISVQKTSSVPERYEAVQKSEEVLRILDEITQKSSTSSDHDREQFQSNKQISEYSEQPSEEISNKDDIILSRVDDKSMEDIHKKDEQSLENNLESQTSKTIATEEENRSMQLIVGLNDTEDKEKLEQEILSESSEDRDTPKSVSEIEMDSPRDSNDSKLDIDALNDEILNNTNAESQNIDSKNTYHATPIVATSEKDIEVMIDKLKASLEQPGLEVAELEAKLLRIEQLQIELEIKKLEAEEVSYYVREIPNKPPPPYTPPGGGGRISVSLGSPSPPPAVIPSNIEELTAFTEKATTLIFRAREAGEDIMNLEAPPEICELTKENDEIVKKDRRIYNTFLFDLCKETIAEVYQAEYEKPGPSWTKPNVKTKPTMKLPNTVEELNEYVNKEVATLFGFKTKLQRENMVMRWSRKRRDRVDELLAREAQAEEDEWTKFHHDELAVKNGLTVAILDTLLMETVNVVKVAYAKKRKVMV; encoded by the exons ATGAGGAGTAGCTGTAAAAAGGAAGACGctaaagaaaaagaaaggacGCTAAAGAAGGAAGAGACAAGgaaaaaatatgtttttttttCTGATCCAGATGTTATTGTTCAACGTGCTGAAACATCAGCAGCA acagCCCAAGTTAAACAAGATCTTGAATTACAACAACAGCAGAATTATATTGTCAAGCAAATATCTGAAGATAAACCCAATTCACCAACTGAATTTGACTTAAAGGCCTTAGAAAACTTATTATCGTATCATCCCGTCCAACCATATCCATTTACATTTATAAGTGCTGTAAAACGAAAACTTGGTTTAGATGATAATTCTAAAGTCTGGGGAAAAGTACAAGATCCAAATAATAAAAATGCATTTGATCTGTCTGCTACGGTATTAAAGTCCAGTAGTTCTCAGAATTTGCATGAGATTATACAAAAGATGGATTTTGTAAGACCATTGAAAGTTCCCGACTTGAAAATTTCTGCAAAAAAATTAGACTTTGCTACTAGAGAAAATTCTACATCAAAAGAATTAATATCTCCAAAATTTGATACACCTTCAATGGACCTTATTCACGAAAAAACGAGTAAGCCAACAAAGAGTTTTGAGCGAGTTCAAAGACGGTTAGATTTTTCAACATCGGACGTGTCATCGATAATAACCAGTGAAATAGAGCCGCTGAAGGTGCCAAATATTTCTATATCATCAAATTTGTCAAAGAAAAAAGAATATGTTCGAGAAAACTCTAGGGAGAAAGAAAATAGATCCAAGAGAGTTAGAAAAGATGATTCTTTGTTTGTGAAGCAGGATGAAGTAGGGCAAGACATCTTCAAAAGATCTCGAAGCCCAAGACGTGTTTCTAGAAAAGACTTTTCTGATAATATAAATGAAACTGCATCagctataaaattaaaaaatgacagGTTGCCATTTTATATGTCGAAAGACACTGATTTTGTTTTAACAAaaccaaaaacaaaaaattttgctACATCTACTGCCAAAAAAGATACAGATAAAAGGCATAGATCTACTAATGCAAGATTTCTAAAATCAAGAGATGCTTCTTTAGAATCTAAGAATAGAACTTGCAGTAATGAATCACTTTCTGAACGTTCCTCAAAATTGCCAGATAAAATCACAGTCAGAGAATCTAGAAACATGTTTGAGAATTTGGATTACAGGTATAAGGATGATTTGCATACATTGAAACAAGGGGATGATCAGAAACATGTATTTTCATCGGAAAATAGGCAACTAAAACAGCATAAGGTAGCATGTCAGCTTCAAGGAAAATTAGGAAATGTATCTTTTAAAGAGCAAACCAAGAGGATATCTGAAAAAATAAAACCCTCTACGAGTAAAATAGAAGGCAAAACATATGTTATGAACTCCAAGGAGTTTGAAGATAAGGAAAGTATAACAGATTCAAACTCGAGTATAAGAACTCGAAGTCCGAATACCATTTCCACAcaacaaatgaaaaacaaagATTTAGAAAAAgttgtacaaaatattaatgtGCTTAAATCAAATAAAACTACCAACGATTCAAAATATACAAATAATACGTTACCACAATGCACTAGTACAAATacaaaaaaagaagaagaatcgTTTACACAAAGCATTGCTACTACAATCAAGCAATCAAGTAACAGTAATGAATCTAATTTGAACGATAGTGTATTATCAGAAACGTTATTTGATCCAAGAAGAATTTCATTCAGAGATGAAAATCGAATACAGCAAGAAGAATTTTGCGATTTAGTAACGCCAGAAGTAAACCTTCTACCGCGATCTAAACGGAAAAGACAGTTTATACAAAATAGTAATATAGATGCTGATTCTAAGTGTTTGAAGTATAACACAGGTAAAACAGAAACGGAGCAGGAAGGTATTCCATTG TTACATCCAACTGCTTTACATATGCAGTTTCAAGCCGAGTTACATCTTCTTGATTCCTTTAACGAGTCATTGAGGCAGGTTATGGATGTTGAAAAGTGTTTATATAATGTTAAACAGGACCAAGAAAAAGAGTTACCATTGCAGCATAGTCAAACAAACGACCAAGGAAAGTCACATATCTCTAAACCGACAAGTGAAAGGAAAGCTGATGTTATGGAGCATTGTgatgaaattaataaattacacAAACATGTTACAACCAATAAAG TGCATTATACTACAAGTCAGACTATGGTAAATGAGATTGATAATCTGCATAAAATTAAGCCAGTAGTAAAAGCAGTAGAAGTACAAACTCAAACAGTAAACGACATGGCAACACAAACAGATATACGTTCAACTCGACGAAATGTACAAAGTAGATGTTCAGAGATTTGTGGTGTCCTATATGAACGAGGATTTGCTGGAGATAGCGAAGTTCCTCAGCTTTCTTTAGATTCGGCAGAACAATTTGAAGATTTGGATCAAATAGAAGAAATATCGTTACCTAGTAAATTAAGAACAATGTCAGAAATAAGTTTACATGAAACTACGTCATCTATACGGACAGAAACTGGAACCGAGATTAGCATCTCTACGCGAGATATAACTTGTTCTTTTAATAAATACTTAGATCTAGAA ATTGCACAATTAATAAAGGACGAAAAACAGAGGTATGATAAGTTCGAGATGTTGTTTAAATCTCGCGAGAAAACATTAAATGATCGAACtaaaaaattagtaaaattagAAGAACGAAAACGCGCATTAAAAGATACCGGTCAAGATAGTCGTGTTAGCTCTGTAAAAAAGAAGCAAAGAGCTTTACTTTTAAAATTGCAGCAAGAAAAGGACGAGATGAGCAG GCTGAAAGAGCTTCATAAAATTGCAAGTCAAGAACGTAAACTTATGTTACAAAAACAAAGGAATATGTTCAATCCTCAAATGtctactaaaaatattttaactaaATTAAAAAGAAGCGCGGACAGTCAATCTCCGAGAAGATTATCTGGTCCAATGAAAGGTTATGATATAAGAAGTAATAGTTCTATGAGTTCTTTAGTTGATTCTGATAAGTCACAGCATGAACGATCTCAGACAGATGCACGCATGCAAATGTCGGAAAATGAGTTACATTTTGCTAAACTGGACCTACCAAAAAGtaataaatttacaaattttgttGAGGAACCTGATGCATTGTTCTCTAGATTTGATAAATCTAACGAAGCTATTCAAGGCAATGTATCTCAAGAAAAGTGTCCTTATAAATCGCAGAAAGATGGGAACAAATCAAAGTATGAAATAAAGCCGAGAAAGTTTGAAGAAAAAATGCCTAGAGCGGATAACTTGAGATTGAAGTCGCATCAACATTCTGTCGATCCAAAATTGATATCGGGTCGTTCCATGAGCATATCTGGGAAATATTATTTTGAGAAAGAAAAATCTCCCGACGTTTCCGAATTGTTGCAAcagaatttaaataattctgtATCTGAACATGCTAAATCGGAATCTGATACTCTAGTAGAAGAACTATCTAAAAAATCGAAGTCTTCTCATATAATTGATAATCATTTTCAAAGTATGGTTTCccagagagaaagagaatcTTTATTAAAAGCGGCAACCACGAACAGTGAGACTGTTCCAGAAGAAATAAGTTCTGTTAGCCAAGATACTGTATCAAAGACATCAAAATCATCCCAAGTCTCTGAAGATATTTTACAGACACATTCAAAGAGTTCTAAAAGAAGTAATAAATCAATTCCAACCGATATGTCTAAAAAAACTCAATCCAGTTCTGAATCTAAATCAAATGTTAAGCGCAGGACCTCAAAGTGTCAAAAAAGCAAATCATCGTCGAGTATACTTACGGAAAACATATTACGATCCAAATCCAATTCTCAAATGTCAGAGGAGTTTATTAAGCATCACAATAAACGAACAAGGATGGAAAAAGAATTTATCCAATCTGATAAAACCGACGAGAACACAATTTTAGATAGTATAGATCACAACGAGAGTCAAAGTTTTCTGCAAACTTTAACTAGGCATTCCAAACCTACGAAAGAtaagaattttaaattattgACTGATAGAATAGATGATTATGAAAGTAAAGAGAATATATTATGTCAAAAAATATTTGACAAAAGCATAGAAGCCTATGAGAATTCCTTTCATAGTCAAGACAAGAGTGCACACAATTTGGATAATATGTCTACGAGATCCCAAGTCAGTAATTTTGCTGTTTCTCATCATAGTTCCGGAGAAAGTGACAGAAATTATTCAAAATCTGTAGTTGTCAGATCGCAAGGTCATAATTTGAAGACTTCAAAGAAACTTGAACA TATTTTGAATGCACGCGAAGCCGCACTTACATCGCGGAAGAACTGTGTGGAAGAGTGGATGGCTTGGCATGCAAAATTAAGGACAGAAGAAGATCGTGTTGCACGAATGGAACAAGCTGCTCTTAAACTAGTAACTACAACATCAAATGTTTTTTCTCAACAAG AGAGAAGTATGTGTCCCTTTATAGATACTACTGTCTCGTCCGATACAAGTGATATCGAAGGAAGGATAGAATTACTTACTGAAAAATTGGCGGAACGACGATTAGAAATGTCACGCTTGAAGAGAGAAGCTAGGAAGCAGACAAAACAAAAGCTTCGCGCTTTAGAAGCTAATTTGTTAAATCAAATTAAA AAATATGATACAACCATTCATGAGATGCGTAGAAAATTGGAATCGAAAAAGGGATCAAGTAAAGATAATGATAAGTTGGCAATAGAATCAAAATCATTGGCAGATTTTAAAGTACCTGAAATTCCTCTGAAAAGAATTCaagatatatttaaaaatagcgATTTGTTAAGGTCTAGATCCGAGTCTGATTTGTTGTCTACAAAAAGGCCAACAAAAGATTCTATTAAAAGTGTTAATTTACTACGAAATGAAAACATTGAAATTGAAtatgataaaaattatttggaaaaagTATCCAACTCTTACAAAAATGTAAGAACTTCGGAACAATTAAACTCGGCGAAAATGGATACTATTAGTCAAAGTATTGAAACTATTCTTGATGAGAGCATACCAGAACAAATTGAGTCTGATAAACTTGGTTCAATATCATCGGTTGTTTCCGATGATGTTGAATCCGACAAACATGTTTCTTATAATAGTAAAGTATATCTAGATGAAATGCAAAACAGACAAACTGTAACTGAAGAAAAAGGGTCTAGCATTTCGGAAGATGTTAAGACTGAAATTAGTGCAGCGAAATCTGAAGAAGATATACTTACACAATCGGAAACAAaactttcaaaaaatgaaacCACTATTCAATCTGATTTAAAAGAATATAGATCAGATTTTGAGACGGCTTCTGAGCAATCTCGAGCGAAAAGTATCTCGTTAGAATCTGATGCTGATAAAGTACAAGATTCAGAGTATTCTGGTATTTCTTCGGAAAAATCTAACGTCGAAGGTTCTAAAACGGAAATTAACACTGAAACTGATAACGAAATGCTTGGTGTCTCCCGAAAGTTAGACTTTTTACGTTTGAATAATAAGAACTTGTACGAAGACATAAGTTCTCTTGAAAATGAACTCAAAATACTTTCGGAAATGATGTCACGTTTCAGTAAAAAATCAACCGAAGAAGAATCTAAGAACAATGAAGATAAAAGCACTTCGAAAGATATATCGGAAATTCTTTTGAAATCTGACGATAACaatgaaattcataaaataacaaCTGTAAAACAGAATAAAATCGAAGACATAGAATTAGAACAAAAGGAGACTGATCCTGATATTTCACAGTACTTGACCAGTGGTTCAAAATTAAAATCAGTTAGTCATTTTAGTGACAGCAAAAGTATAGTAGAAGAAGTTGATAATGTCATGTCTGTTATAATCCCGCAAGACGATACGTCTCTTTCAAAAtcaaatcaagaaattgattatAAAGCAAGGAGTAAAGAGATTTTAAATGAGATTGAAAAATCGATAATATTAGAGCATATTAAAGCCACTGAGAAtaattcaaatcgttcaaatGTATTAATTGAGAACAATAAATCAAGTACACacgaaagaaatgaaaaaatgtTAAGTGATTTTTCTACTGAGGTTTGTATGAAATCTTTATCTGAAATTAATTCGGAAACGACACAGGATAAAGAAAGCATAAATATAGCAGAGAATGCATCCGAAATAACATACACTCCTCGGGAAGACATAAATATTGAAGAAAGTTTAGTTGGTTCGCATAACTTAGAATGTCATAAATTTTTAGAATCAAATAAAAACTCTTCAACTTCAGAAAATACCAATTTACTTGGAAGGGATAAGTCATTAAATTTATACATAGATATCGATCATAGTTCAATAATAAATAATGCAATTAGTGTGCAGAGTCAATCAGAGCATAAGAGTGACGTAATTTCTCAAAAACTTCCGCAGAATGTCACAAATCAGACGACAGTCGTAGAACCGGTTATTACTGAGGAGTTATCAAAGGAACAAATTTTACCACAATCTTCGAGTTCGACTGAAAAAACTGACGAAATTAAAGAAGTAATAGGTTATATGAAAGATGATGATAAACATAAAATAGAATTCAGTAATAACAATCAGAAAGAAAATAGTTCTTTTATGCAAGATGAAGATACAGAATTTAAAGAAACTTCTTTAAAATCTGTTCAAACATCTAAGCAGGATACATTAGATCACACTGCAAGTTTTATTGGGaaagaaattaataaagatgAAAGTCAGTTGAGAGAAATTTCTGTGGATAAAACTTCGTTTGATAAAGATGATTGGACTATATCTAATTCGTTTAGCCTTCAGCAGGATGTTACTAATTCTGAATTAGAAACATCACAAAATCAGAATTTGAAATTATCTAAGGACGATTCAAACAAATTTTTAGATACAGAAAATATATCTCAGTCAATTGATAACACTAAAAATCAAGATCTTGAAGAGAATATAAGTAGTGATATAGACAATGTGTCTTTGTTTCTTCCAAAATGTGAATCTACAAATATTGATATATATGGTATTAAATTTGACGAAACAGTACCAGATTATAACATTGAAATGACCaatgataaaattaattatatattgGGTATAATGACTGCAGACAGCAACAAAGAGCAAAATCAAGAAGAAACCGTGCACACTATAGAAACTGATGATTTTCAAAAGACCATTTATGATTCTGTAACTAAAATATTAGATAAAGTTGAAAAAAGTATTGATAATAActcaataaaagaaaaaatagaaaGTCATTCGGAAATTAGAGAAAATAaaagtgaaaggaagataatagTGAATAAGGAGTGTAAATCAATTTTAGATAGTTCTTACTTAAAAGACAATGTAAAGACAAAGAGTGAAACAGAACTTGATGGAAATCGAGAAACCATTTCTTTGGATACTAATAATGATAGGAATATTAATGAAGACATTATGACTACTAAAGTTCATACTGAACCTGTTGTAAATGTTAGCTTACACGTTGAAATTGAAAATGACGATGGTACAATACATCAGATTGAAACTAAATCACAGGAAGTTGTAATAACAGAATTGGAACCTGGAAGTATAGAAGGTGACATTTTGTCTGAAGTTGAAATTGATGCTAAAGTAGAATTTGCAGAAGAGGAACCTGTAGAAACGATTAAATTCGAAGACAATACGGAAACAGACGTAAAAATTGTACAAGAAGAACTATTATTAGGACCCATAGTAGAACAAGATAGCTCAGATGGTGAACAACTTGATAATTTAATAGAAGTAGCTGAAAGTGGATTGGATACTATAGAGAAACAGATTTCCACCACTGAATCAGAATTAATCGAACATGATAAGACAAATACTCAAACTATTGATATTTCAAACAGTAAAATAGAGACTCAGGAGAGTGCAAACACTTCTGAATCTGCAGATAATCTCAAAACAGTAGGAAATTCTGAAGTAATTATATCTAGTGCACCTACCGACGTGATGAATAAAACATTTAACATTTTGAAAGATCCAGATTATGAAGATATCTCGGAAGAAAGTCTTGAAGTATCTGAAATTTTTGATAAAAGTGAAGTTCAAAAGACTATTTCTGTACAAAAGACATCATCTGTACCAGAAAGATATGAAGCAGTACAAAAATCAGAGGAGGTATTGAGAATACTGGATGAAATTACACAGAAATCTTCAACAAGTTCCGATCATGACAGAGAGCAATTTCAAAGTAATAAACAAATTTCTGAATACAGTGAACAACCATCAGAAGAGATTTCGAACAAAGATGATATTATACTTTCAAGAGTTGATGATAAGTCTATGGAAGATATTCACAAGAAGGATGAGCAATCGTTGGAAAATAATTTAGAAAGTCAAACGTCTAAGACAATAGCAACAGAAGAGGAAAATCGATCTATGCAATTAATTGTTGGCTTAAATGATACAGAAGACAAAGAGAAGTTGGAGCAAGAGATATTGTCTGAGTCGAGCGAAGACAGGGATACGCCGAAAAGTGTGTCGGAAATTGAGATGGATTCGCCCAGAGATTCTAATGATTCAAAATTAGACATTGATGCGTTAAATGATGAGATATTGAATAACACTAACGCGGAAAgtcaaaatattgattcaaagaaTACATATCATGCTACACCTATTGTTGCTACATCtgagaaagatatagaagtcatGATAGACAAATTAAAAG CGTCGTTGGAACaacctggtttggaagtcgCAGAACTGGAAGCGAAACTGCTTCGTATTGAACAACTTCAAATCGAACTAGAg ATTAAAAAATTGGAAGCAGAGGAAGTATCTTATTATGTTAGAGAAATACCTAATAAGCCGCCACCCCCCTACACACCACCCGGCGGTGGTGGACGAATTTCAGTGTCACTTGGGTCACCATCGCCTCCACCAGCTGTGATTCCCTCAAACATAGAAGAATTGACAGCATTCACGGAGAAAGCCACGACACTCATATTCAGGGCTAGGGAGGCTGGAGAAGATATCATGAATTTAGAAGCTCCTCCTGAGATCTGCGAGTTAACCAAAGAGAATGATGAGATTGTAAAGAAGGATAGAAGAATTTACAATACATTCCTCTTCGATCTGTGTAAAGAAACGATCGCTGAGGTTTATCAAGCCGAGTATGAAAAACCAGGACCAAGTTGGACGAAACCAAACGTAAAAACAAAACCTACGATGAAACTCCCAAATACTGTAGAAGAACTTAACGAATATGTTAATAAGGAGGTAGCTACGTTGTTCGGTTTCAAAACGAAACTACAACGGGAAAATATGGTAATGCGTTGGAGTAGAAAACGAAGAGACAGAGTCGACGAATTACTGGCTAGGGAGGCTCAAGCCGAAGAGGACGAATGGACCAAATTTCATCACGATGAACTTGCGGTAAAAAATGGTCTTACTGTAGCTATATTGGATACCCTACTAATGGAAACTGTGAATGTAGTTAAAGTGGCATATGCGAAGAAAAGAAAAGTAATGGTTTAG